A region of Faecalibacterium taiwanense DNA encodes the following proteins:
- a CDS encoding SpoIID/LytB domain-containing protein encodes MKHLHRFVRRAAAFVLAAALCVCVLAPAASAATTMGGADTTLIPAEEENCLAWLFGTSDTITMPYLNIKGKGLQRNVTLNLVDCLVGITYTELGSIGSYVSASAAQQAWKAQAVAIHSYLEYHKQYGSSANALIYTPVDQIPSSAREAIRRAVEPVKNEILTYNGSVCDAVWSASAGYNTQTGVYGTCSGRDAWGTDVPYLQSVESPYEEQYHNKLRRVIGKDYTYKEYNDSRTGEPYVSADTTHKDLGGFVQYNTFVSNGRSYRYIGQFVSSRYCFDFGADESGTPCMTYYGFGHGVGMSQCGAVGYAQEQGMGYREILSHYYTGVSISTSGSSGGGFFGWLHSLFHW; translated from the coding sequence TTGAAACATCTGCATCGGTTTGTGCGCCGCGCGGCGGCGTTTGTGCTGGCAGCAGCGCTGTGCGTTTGCGTGCTGGCCCCGGCGGCTTCGGCAGCCACCACTATGGGCGGCGCGGACACGACCCTGATCCCTGCCGAGGAGGAAAACTGCCTTGCATGGCTCTTTGGCACCAGTGATACCATCACCATGCCTTACCTCAACATCAAGGGAAAAGGCCTGCAGCGCAATGTTACGCTGAACCTTGTGGACTGCCTTGTGGGCATTACCTACACGGAGCTTGGCTCCATTGGCAGCTATGTCAGCGCCAGCGCCGCCCAGCAGGCGTGGAAGGCACAGGCGGTGGCCATCCATTCCTATCTGGAATACCACAAGCAGTACGGCTCCTCTGCCAATGCGCTTATCTACACTCCGGTGGATCAGATCCCGTCCTCGGCACGGGAAGCCATCCGCAGGGCGGTGGAACCGGTGAAAAATGAGATCCTTACCTACAACGGCAGCGTCTGCGACGCCGTGTGGTCGGCCAGTGCGGGCTACAACACCCAGACCGGCGTGTACGGCACCTGCTCCGGCCGGGACGCATGGGGCACCGATGTGCCGTATCTGCAGAGCGTGGAGAGCCCCTACGAGGAGCAGTACCACAACAAGCTGCGCCGGGTCATCGGAAAAGACTATACCTATAAAGAGTATAACGACAGCCGCACCGGCGAGCCCTACGTCAGCGCCGACACCACCCACAAGGATCTGGGCGGCTTTGTGCAGTACAACACCTTTGTTTCCAATGGCCGCAGCTACCGCTATATCGGCCAGTTCGTTTCCTCCCGCTACTGCTTCGACTTTGGCGCGGACGAAAGCGGCACTCCCTGCATGACCTATTACGGCTTTGGCCATGGCGTGGGCATGAGCCAGTGCGGTGCTGTGGGTTACGCACAGGAGCAGGGCATGGGCTACCGGGAGATCCTGAGCCACTACTACACGGGTGTGAGCATTTCCACTTCCGGCAGCTCCGGCGGTGGGTTCTTTGGCTGGCTGCACAGCCTGTTCCACTGGTAA
- a CDS encoding HD domain-containing phosphohydrolase, with product MMSKKDRTRQQMEEEMRQLRKVFMTVRLMKADEVQGGKKGSAPCYAQWRRSRPCENCVARQALEKNTRKTRLEYFGQELYEITASCVQVDGQLCVLELTRKIDRSVLLDPENGERLLNSITDEREKRYRDPLTGAYNRTYYDENYRYRSITAGVAMLDMDDLKFSNDVYGSGAGNSVLETAVSTIRRGLSEKDRLIRYDGGRLLLLLPDIRQEQLSPRLEQIRLQLQAASVPGYSRIRMSASIGGVWIDDENVDDAVQHAERLMHYARIQKNTVITERQPEPHALQPTHSRQSVLIVDDSAMNRMLLSQMLNSQFDTAEAASGEDCLRLLEQNPTGISVVLLDIHMTGIDGFTVLEAMSQRGMLEEIPVIMISSEDNVDTVRRAFDLGASDYISRPFDARVVYQRITNTIRMYAKQRRLSAMVADQVSQKEKRSQMMIGILSRVVERRNGESRTHVQHISTLTGMLLDHLVQKTETYPLTQEMRRTISMASVLHDIGKMEIGEQVLNSPEPRTPEDEEIMRQHTLLGARMLEELDAYRDEDFVRVAYQICRWHHERYDGSGYPDQLVGEQIPIAAQVVGLADAYETLTTGSGSQPPVPCAAAVQMLCTGEAGAFNPVLLDCLREIENEIDDAMRRRPETL from the coding sequence ATGATGAGCAAAAAAGACAGAACACGCCAGCAGATGGAAGAGGAAATGCGCCAGCTCCGCAAGGTGTTCATGACGGTGCGCCTGATGAAGGCGGACGAGGTGCAGGGCGGCAAAAAGGGCAGCGCGCCCTGCTATGCCCAGTGGCGGCGCAGCCGTCCGTGTGAAAACTGCGTGGCAAGGCAGGCGCTGGAAAAGAACACCCGGAAAACAAGGCTGGAATACTTTGGGCAGGAACTGTACGAGATCACGGCCAGCTGTGTGCAGGTGGATGGCCAACTCTGTGTGCTGGAGCTGACCCGCAAGATCGACCGCAGCGTTCTGCTGGACCCGGAAAACGGTGAGCGGCTGCTCAACAGCATTACCGACGAGCGGGAAAAGCGCTACCGCGACCCGCTGACCGGTGCCTACAACCGCACCTATTATGATGAGAACTACCGCTACCGCAGCATTACCGCCGGTGTGGCGATGCTGGATATGGACGATCTGAAGTTCTCCAACGATGTTTACGGCTCCGGTGCGGGCAACAGCGTGCTGGAAACGGCGGTAAGCACCATCCGGCGCGGCCTTTCGGAAAAAGACCGCCTGATCCGCTACGACGGCGGCAGGCTGCTTTTGCTGCTGCCGGACATCCGGCAGGAACAGCTCAGCCCGCGTCTGGAACAGATCCGTCTGCAGCTGCAGGCGGCCAGCGTGCCGGGCTACTCCCGCATCCGCATGTCGGCCAGCATTGGCGGCGTGTGGATCGACGACGAAAATGTGGACGATGCGGTGCAGCACGCGGAACGGCTGATGCACTATGCACGCATCCAGAAAAACACCGTGATCACCGAGCGTCAGCCGGAGCCGCACGCCCTGCAGCCCACCCACAGCCGCCAGAGTGTGCTCATCGTGGACGACTCGGCCATGAACCGGATGCTGCTCAGCCAGATGCTGAACAGCCAGTTCGACACTGCCGAAGCGGCTTCCGGCGAGGACTGCCTGCGCCTGCTGGAACAGAACCCCACCGGCATCTCCGTTGTGCTGCTGGATATCCACATGACCGGCATTGACGGCTTTACTGTGCTGGAAGCCATGAGCCAGCGCGGAATGCTGGAAGAGATCCCGGTCATCATGATCTCCAGCGAGGACAATGTGGACACGGTGCGCCGCGCCTTTGATCTGGGTGCGTCCGATTATATCAGCCGCCCCTTTGATGCAAGGGTGGTGTATCAGCGCATTACCAACACCATCCGCATGTATGCAAAGCAGCGCCGCCTGAGCGCCATGGTGGCGGATCAGGTGTCGCAAAAGGAAAAGCGCAGCCAAATGATGATCGGCATTCTGAGCCGGGTGGTGGAGCGACGCAACGGCGAGAGCCGCACCCATGTGCAGCACATCAGCACCCTGACCGGAATGCTGCTGGACCATCTGGTGCAAAAGACCGAGACTTACCCCCTGACGCAGGAGATGCGCCGTACCATCAGCATGGCCTCGGTGCTGCACGACATTGGCAAAATGGAGATCGGGGAGCAGGTCCTGAACAGCCCGGAGCCGCGCACGCCGGAGGATGAAGAAATCATGCGCCAGCATACCCTGCTGGGTGCACGGATGCTGGAAGAGCTGGATGCCTACCGCGACGAAGATTTTGTGCGGGTAGCCTATCAGATCTGCCGCTGGCACCACGAGCGGTACGACGGCAGCGGCTACCCGGACCAGCTGGTTGGCGAACAGATCCCCATTGCGGCACAGGTGGTCGGCCTTGCGGATGCCTACGAAACGCTGACTACTGGCAGCGGAAGCCAGCCGCCGGTACCCTGCGCGGCTGCAGTGCAGATGCTTTGCACCGGCGAGGCCGGGGCGTTCAATCCGGTGCTGCTGGACTGCCTGCGGGAGATCGAGAACGAGATCGACGATGCCATGCGTCGTCGGCCGGAGACCTTATAA
- a CDS encoding sensor histidine kinase, with the protein MARNKTAQGGISLRRKVTAWLAAILLVTMLSTGIATMAGQWTVRSFDMLLADNAVCYTVQNALKDETQAFARYVRQPTSETEQAYTAACTASEQSLAALPFDYARIGEERYARTWNLLQGYAGYRQERDAFLQLSPSADTYIEQMYHVMALQDYLAEYALRLTQATLEQENALYSSTAAHIRHLPWLYLGLFLTAAVLVLLLIRVLSRAVVRPLLRLAQASRSIAEGDFSRPDLPVKSSDEVGRLTGTFNQMKHAMAQQLTTQQALHREEVRNLALEKDLEHTRLEVLKSQVNPHFLFNTLNMISCMARLEDASTTDQMIVHLGSLFRHNLRTKRQQITLEEELDGLEDYIYLQQMRFDGRITVEKSIRVQPAAVLVPSFMLQPVVENAYSHGLKSREEGGRILLRAWMQGKVLVLTVADNGKGMTPEELDAVQAKIAQSEQTGRSIGLGNISRRIGMLYPGGKMQVYSRADCGTVVRFELPQTQQPEEKEETLS; encoded by the coding sequence ATGGCACGGAACAAAACCGCACAGGGCGGTATATCCCTGCGCCGCAAGGTCACGGCATGGCTTGCCGCGATTTTGCTGGTCACCATGCTTTCTACTGGCATTGCTACCATGGCAGGTCAGTGGACGGTACGCTCCTTTGATATGCTGCTGGCCGACAACGCCGTCTGCTACACGGTGCAAAACGCCCTCAAGGACGAAACACAGGCCTTTGCACGCTATGTGCGCCAGCCTACTTCTGAAACCGAACAGGCCTATACCGCCGCCTGCACCGCTTCCGAGCAGAGCCTTGCGGCCCTGCCCTTCGATTATGCCCGCATCGGCGAGGAGCGCTATGCCCGCACATGGAACCTTTTGCAAGGGTATGCGGGCTATCGGCAGGAGCGGGATGCCTTTTTGCAGCTTTCCCCCTCGGCAGATACCTATATTGAACAAATGTACCATGTGATGGCACTGCAGGACTACCTTGCCGAGTATGCGCTACGTCTGACACAGGCCACGCTGGAACAGGAAAACGCCCTTTACAGCAGCACGGCGGCTCACATCCGGCATCTGCCGTGGCTGTATCTGGGGCTGTTCCTGACGGCGGCTGTACTGGTGCTGCTGCTCATCCGGGTGCTGAGCCGCGCTGTTGTGCGTCCGCTGCTGCGGCTGGCGCAGGCTTCCCGCAGCATTGCCGAGGGCGATTTTTCCAGGCCGGACCTACCGGTGAAAAGCAGCGACGAGGTGGGGCGGCTGACGGGAACCTTCAACCAGATGAAGCACGCCATGGCGCAGCAGCTGACCACCCAGCAGGCTTTGCACCGGGAAGAGGTGCGGAACCTTGCACTGGAAAAAGATCTGGAGCACACCCGGCTGGAGGTGCTTAAAAGTCAGGTGAATCCGCATTTTCTGTTCAACACCCTGAACATGATCTCCTGCATGGCGCGGCTGGAGGATGCTTCCACCACCGACCAGATGATCGTGCATCTGGGCAGTTTGTTCCGGCACAACCTGCGCACCAAGCGCCAGCAGATCACGCTGGAGGAGGAACTGGACGGGCTGGAGGACTACATTTATTTGCAGCAAATGCGGTTCGACGGACGCATTACCGTAGAAAAAAGCATCCGGGTGCAGCCTGCGGCGGTTTTGGTGCCGTCCTTTATGCTGCAGCCTGTGGTGGAAAACGCTTACTCGCATGGGCTCAAGTCCCGCGAGGAAGGCGGACGCATCCTGCTGCGGGCATGGATGCAGGGCAAGGTGCTGGTGCTCACAGTTGCAGACAACGGCAAGGGGATGACCCCAGAGGAGCTGGATGCCGTGCAGGCAAAAATTGCCCAGAGCGAGCAGACCGGCCGCAGCATTGGCCTTGGCAATATTTCCCGCCGCATCGGGATGCTGTATCCGGGCGGTAAAATGCAGGTATACAGCCGCGCAGACTGCGGTACTGTGGTGCGGTTTGAGCTCCCGCAAACGCAGCAGCCGGAAGAAAAGGAGGAGACGCTCTCGTGA
- a CDS encoding helix-turn-helix domain-containing protein — translation MKCKLLVAEDELIERKVLCRTLQKYLGDLICLYEAKNGREALEIFAREAPQVAVLDIEMPGLTGLEVARKIRETDKNCAILFLTGFDKFDYARQAISVRAMDYLLKPYNEQELVFAVEDAIRQVSVPLPAHPAQPPAPAEPLRREEDEDMRTAIIRAEISRFIDAHYREDISMQDAAAALRYSDAYFCKLFKQCFKVNFSAYLNEYRVDKARQLILDPRLSLKDIGAAVGYSDANYFTRVFKRLTGQTPSEYRVAAAEKAAQG, via the coding sequence GTGAAGTGCAAATTGCTGGTGGCAGAGGATGAATTGATCGAGCGCAAGGTGCTGTGCCGGACCTTGCAGAAGTATCTGGGAGACCTGATCTGCCTGTACGAAGCCAAAAACGGCAGAGAGGCTCTGGAAATTTTTGCCCGCGAAGCGCCGCAGGTGGCTGTGCTGGACATTGAAATGCCGGGTCTCACTGGGCTGGAGGTGGCGCGCAAGATCCGTGAAACAGACAAAAATTGCGCCATCCTGTTCCTGACCGGCTTTGATAAGTTCGACTACGCACGGCAGGCGATCTCTGTGCGGGCGATGGACTATCTGCTCAAGCCTTACAACGAGCAGGAACTGGTATTCGCGGTGGAGGATGCCATCCGGCAGGTGTCGGTGCCGCTGCCTGCCCACCCGGCACAGCCCCCTGCGCCTGCAGAGCCTCTCCGCCGGGAAGAGGACGAGGATATGCGCACCGCCATCATCCGTGCCGAGATCAGCCGCTTCATCGACGCTCATTATAGGGAGGATATCTCCATGCAGGATGCCGCCGCTGCGCTGCGCTACTCGGACGCCTACTTCTGCAAGTTGTTCAAGCAGTGCTTTAAGGTAAACTTTTCGGCCTACCTGAACGAATACCGGGTGGACAAGGCGCGCCAGCTGATTTTGGACCCGCGCCTGAGCCTGAAGGATATCGGCGCTGCTGTGGGTTACAGCGACGCCAACTATTTTACAAGGGTGTTCAAGCGCCTGACCGGCCAGACCCCTTCGGAATACCGCGTAGCCGCAGCGGAAAAAGCGGCACAAGGATAA
- a CDS encoding TRAP transporter substrate-binding protein, with the protein MPFMKRRTFLSLMGAAALTSSMMLTGCGAGSGDDRKIVRIGHVQSQTHPDHLGLEAFANYINEKLGDKYRVEVYPSELLGSQTEMVQLTQTGAIDFVVASTAIMETFSAKYQIFNLPYLFSSVEAYHEAMDDPEVTDPIFKTTSKAGLETVAWLDAGTRNFYTIKTPINQPSDLKGLKIRVQQSPTNVEMMRLLGGTATPMGFGDVYTALQAGILDGAENNELALTDNGHGDICKYYSYDMHQMVPDLLVANYAFLNELSDEERAIFEEGFQIVKRTEQDAWEDAVTEAKDKAENEQHVNFIYPDTAPFQEAMAPLHDSVLAANPELQPIYDLIQQHNAAHTAD; encoded by the coding sequence ATGCCATTCATGAAGAGAAGAACGTTTTTGTCGCTGATGGGCGCAGCGGCACTGACCAGCAGCATGATGCTTACCGGCTGCGGTGCCGGCTCCGGTGACGACCGCAAGATCGTGCGCATCGGCCATGTGCAGTCCCAGACCCACCCGGATCATCTAGGACTGGAAGCCTTTGCCAACTACATCAACGAGAAGCTGGGCGATAAGTACCGTGTAGAGGTGTACCCCAGCGAGCTGCTGGGCTCCCAGACCGAAATGGTGCAGCTGACCCAGACCGGTGCCATCGACTTTGTGGTGGCGTCCACTGCCATCATGGAAACCTTCAGTGCCAAATACCAGATCTTCAACCTGCCTTACCTGTTCTCCAGCGTAGAAGCCTACCATGAGGCGATGGACGACCCCGAAGTGACGGACCCCATTTTCAAGACCACTTCCAAGGCCGGTCTGGAAACGGTGGCATGGCTGGATGCCGGCACCCGCAACTTCTACACCATCAAGACCCCCATCAACCAGCCCTCCGACCTGAAGGGTCTGAAGATCCGCGTGCAGCAGTCGCCCACCAACGTGGAAATGATGCGTCTGCTGGGCGGCACCGCTACGCCCATGGGCTTCGGCGATGTGTACACCGCCTTGCAGGCCGGTATTCTGGATGGTGCCGAGAATAATGAGCTGGCTCTGACCGATAACGGTCACGGCGATATCTGCAAGTATTACTCCTACGATATGCATCAGATGGTGCCGGACCTGCTGGTGGCAAACTACGCCTTCCTGAACGAGCTCAGCGACGAGGAGCGCGCGATCTTTGAAGAGGGCTTCCAGATCGTGAAGCGCACCGAGCAGGACGCTTGGGAGGATGCCGTGACCGAGGCCAAGGACAAGGCCGAGAACGAGCAGCACGTCAACTTTATTTACCCGGACACTGCACCGTTTCAGGAGGCTATGGCCCCCCTGCACGATTCCGTGCTGGCAGCAAACCCGGAATTGCAGCCCATTTATGACCTGATCCAGCAGCACAACGCTGCCCACACTGCGGACTGA
- a CDS encoding TRAP transporter small permease → MEKLRNTLNKVLNLLAGLSMTVMVVLTTYQVIVRYIFNSPSTWSEELVGYLFGWSTMLGATIVSGERGHMNIPVLVDRFNPTMRKAFNIFAEIIAFVFSATILVFGGFQVSQLAMGQQTSSLGVAVGVFYWVMPICGVIILVYSVLNIIGIANGSICLDTPEDADFAKVEAEMAADADKENKED, encoded by the coding sequence ATGGAAAAACTGAGAAATACCCTGAACAAGGTGCTCAACCTGCTGGCAGGTCTGAGCATGACGGTCATGGTGGTGCTGACCACCTATCAGGTCATCGTACGTTATATTTTCAACTCTCCCTCCACATGGTCGGAGGAACTGGTGGGTTATCTGTTCGGCTGGAGCACCATGCTGGGTGCCACCATCGTCTCCGGCGAGCGCGGCCACATGAACATCCCCGTGCTGGTGGACCGGTTCAACCCCACCATGCGCAAGGCCTTCAACATTTTTGCCGAGATCATTGCGTTCGTTTTCTCCGCGACCATTCTGGTGTTCGGCGGTTTTCAGGTGTCCCAGCTGGCTATGGGACAGCAGACCTCCTCGCTGGGCGTAGCTGTGGGCGTGTTCTACTGGGTCATGCCCATCTGCGGCGTGATCATTCTGGTGTATTCCGTGCTGAACATTATCGGCATCGCCAACGGCTCCATCTGTCTGGATACCCCGGAGGATGCAGACTTTGCAAAGGTGGAAGCCGAAATGGCTGCCGATGCCGACAAGGAAAATAAGGAGGACTAA
- a CDS encoding TRAP transporter large permease: MAIQALLVILAVLLVLLFLGVPISYAIAVSSLTAILSSIDLNVAVLTAAQRTFVGMSKFSLTAIPFFILAGNIMNQGGIAKRLVDFVMAILGKMPGALLVTNIGTNALFGAISGSASAAAAAVGSMIRDGAEEQGYDPAVTAATNAASSCSGLLIPPSNALITYSLASGGTSVAALFMAGYIPGIIWALCCCVVGVLLAVKLGYKGTPGKFDWKNLGICTLRALPSLSLIIVVIGGIIGGVFSATEGSAIAVVYALILAFCYRSINLKSLWKILVDSAKMSGMVVFLVGVSNILGWVMAFLQIPDAVAAALLSLTSNKYIILLIMNVILLVSGTFMDVTPAILIFTPLFLPICQSFGMSTIQFGLILVYNLCIGNITPPVGNALFVGIKVGRTSLSKVMPYMLMYYVAIIGGLLLVTFIPAVSTALPQAMGLM; encoded by the coding sequence GTGGCAATTCAAGCGTTACTCGTAATTCTGGCAGTGCTGCTGGTGCTGCTGTTCCTCGGCGTGCCCATCTCGTACGCCATTGCAGTCTCTTCCCTGACTGCCATCCTTTCTTCCATTGACCTGAACGTGGCCGTGCTGACCGCTGCCCAGCGCACCTTTGTGGGCATGAGCAAGTTCAGTCTGACCGCCATCCCGTTCTTTATTCTGGCCGGCAACATCATGAATCAGGGCGGCATCGCCAAACGTCTGGTGGATTTCGTCATGGCTATTCTGGGCAAGATGCCCGGCGCACTGCTGGTGACCAACATCGGCACCAACGCTCTGTTCGGCGCCATCTCCGGCTCTGCATCCGCTGCGGCTGCCGCCGTTGGCTCCATGATCCGCGACGGTGCCGAGGAGCAGGGCTACGACCCCGCCGTGACCGCTGCCACCAATGCCGCTTCCTCCTGCTCCGGTTTGCTGATCCCACCGTCCAACGCCCTGATTACCTACTCTCTGGCATCCGGCGGCACCTCTGTGGCTGCGCTGTTCATGGCCGGTTACATTCCCGGCATCATCTGGGCGCTGTGCTGCTGCGTGGTGGGCGTGCTGCTGGCGGTCAAGCTGGGCTATAAAGGCACCCCCGGCAAGTTTGACTGGAAAAATCTCGGCATCTGCACCCTGCGCGCCCTGCCTTCCCTGTCCCTGATCATCGTGGTCATCGGCGGCATCATCGGCGGTGTGTTCTCTGCCACCGAAGGCTCTGCCATTGCCGTTGTCTATGCGCTGATCCTTGCTTTCTGCTACCGCTCCATCAACCTGAAGAGCCTGTGGAAGATCCTCGTGGACTCTGCCAAGATGTCCGGCATGGTGGTGTTCCTTGTAGGCGTTTCCAACATTCTGGGCTGGGTCATGGCCTTTTTGCAGATCCCGGATGCTGTGGCGGCAGCTCTGCTGAGCCTGACCAGCAATAAGTACATCATCCTGCTCATCATGAACGTGATCCTGCTGGTGTCCGGCACCTTTATGGATGTGACTCCGGCCATCCTCATCTTCACCCCGCTGTTCCTGCCCATCTGCCAGAGCTTTGGCATGAGCACCATCCAGTTCGGTCTGATCCTCGTGTATAACCTGTGCATCGGCAACATCACCCCGCCTGTGGGCAACGCACTGTTCGTGGGCATCAAGGTGGGCCGCACCTCGCTTTCCAAGGTCATGCCGTACATGCTTATGTACTATGTGGCCATCATCGGCGGCCTGCTGCTGGTCACCTTTATCCCGGCAGTGTCTACCGCACTGCCGCAGGCAATGGGCCTGATGTAA
- a CDS encoding TRAP transporter substrate-binding protein: MRRRTFLAGLGFAALQLAGCSAKSQTTPDYVLTYADNQPAGYPTTQGAQYFADLVQQQTGGKVVIQVKANGEYGSEQQVWEQLAIGGVDFARVSLSVVTDDLPRLNVLLLPYLYRDADHMWRVLDGSIGAEFLQDFTAQGRVGLSWYDAGARSFYARQPVRSLSDLQGKTIRVQDSQIVIDMIRLLGAVPETTAYSDVYSALETGQIDAAENNWPAYYSMEHYKVARYYMADEHSRVPEVQLASGRTWDALPEEYRQTLQACARASAQYERQLWAQEETAARKAALAGGCRELPLPEEEMQNFRQLVQPLYRKYCADYLPLVEEIQAE; the protein is encoded by the coding sequence ATGCGCAGACGGACTTTTTTAGCCGGGCTGGGCTTTGCAGCCTTGCAGCTGGCAGGCTGCAGCGCAAAGTCGCAGACCACACCGGACTATGTGCTGACCTATGCCGACAACCAGCCCGCCGGGTACCCCACTACGCAGGGCGCGCAGTATTTTGCAGACCTTGTGCAGCAGCAGACCGGGGGCAAGGTGGTCATTCAGGTCAAGGCGAACGGCGAGTACGGCTCGGAACAGCAGGTGTGGGAACAGCTTGCCATTGGCGGCGTAGATTTTGCCCGTGTGTCGCTCTCGGTGGTCACGGACGATCTGCCCCGGCTCAACGTGCTGCTGCTGCCGTATCTCTACCGGGATGCCGACCACATGTGGCGCGTGCTGGACGGCAGCATCGGGGCTGAGTTTTTGCAGGACTTTACCGCGCAGGGGCGCGTGGGCCTGAGCTGGTACGACGCGGGTGCCCGCTCGTTCTATGCCCGTCAGCCGGTGCGCAGCCTAAGCGATCTGCAGGGCAAGACCATCCGCGTGCAGGATTCGCAGATCGTGATCGACATGATCCGCCTGCTGGGTGCAGTGCCGGAGACCACGGCGTACAGCGATGTCTACTCGGCGCTTGAGACCGGGCAGATCGATGCCGCCGAAAACAACTGGCCGGCCTACTATTCCATGGAGCACTACAAGGTGGCACGGTACTACATGGCCGATGAGCACAGCCGCGTACCGGAGGTGCAGCTGGCTTCCGGCCGCACATGGGATGCACTGCCGGAGGAATATCGGCAGACCCTGCAAGCGTGCGCCCGGGCATCGGCGCAGTACGAGCGCCAACTCTGGGCACAGGAGGAAACAGCTGCCCGAAAAGCGGCATTGGCTGGCGGGTGCCGGGAACTGCCGCTGCCCGAAGAAGAAATGCAGAACTTCCGGCAGCTGGTGCAGCCGCTGTACCGAAAATACTGTGCCGACTATCTGCCGCTGGTGGAAGAGATACAGGCAGAGTGA